A window from Mustela erminea isolate mMusErm1 chromosome 17, mMusErm1.Pri, whole genome shotgun sequence encodes these proteins:
- the RIT1 gene encoding GTP-binding protein Rit1 isoform X1, protein MEPGRPAGSGCGSPAGLSREYKLVMLGAGGVGKSAMTMQFISHRFPEDHDPTIEDAYKIRIRIDDEPANLDILDTAGQAEFTAMRDQYMRAGEGFIICYSITDRRSFHEVREFKQLIYRVRRTDDTPVVLVGNKSDLKQLRQVTKEEGLALAREFSCPFFETSAAYRYYIDDVFHALVREIRRKEKEAVLAVEKKSKPKASVWKRLKSPFRKKKDSVT, encoded by the exons ATGGAGCCGGGGCGCCCCGCGGGCAGCGGCTGCGGCAGCCCCGCCGGCCTCTCCCGGGAGTACAAGCTGGTGATGCTGGGCGCCGGCGGCGTGGGCAAGAGCG CCATGACCATGCAGTTCATCAGCCACCGCTTCCCCGAGGACCACGACCCCACCATCG AAGATGCTTATAAAATCCGGATTCGTATTGATGATGAGCCTGCCAACTTGGACATTTTGGATACGGCTGGACAG GCAGAGTTCACAGCCATGCGGGATCAGTATATGCGGGCAGGAGAAGGGTTCATCATCTGTTACTCCATCACCGATCGTCGAAGTTTTCATGAGGTTCGGGAGTTTAAGCAGCTTATCTACAGAGTTCGACGCACTGATGATACCCCTGTGGTCCTGGTAGGAAACAAGTCTGACCTAAAGCAGCTAAGACAG gtcaCCAAGGAAGAAGGATTGGCTCTAGCCCGAGAATTCAGCTGTCCCTTTTTTGAGACGTCCGCTGCGTACCGCTACTACATCGATGATGTATTTCATGCCCTCGTCCGGGAGATAcgcaggaaagagaaggaggcagtGCTGGCCGTGGAGAAGAAATCGAAACCCAAAGCCAGTGTATGGAAGCGGCTGAAATCACCCTTCCGGAAGAAGAAGGACTCCGTGACTTGA
- the SYT11 gene encoding synaptotagmin-11 isoform X1, protein MAEITNIRPSFDVSPVVAGLVGASVLVVCVSVTVFVWTCCHQRAEKKHKTPPYKFIHMLKGISIYPETLSNKKKIIKVRRDEDGPGRGGGRGSVLVDAAEAGLLGPDRGPKGPGSGSCMDQLPIKVDYGEGLRSPIASLTPGESKTTSPSSPEEDVMLGTLTFSVDYNFPKKALVVTIQEAHGLPVMDEQTQGSDPYIKMTILPDKRHRVKTRVLRKTLDPVFDETFTFYGIPYSQLQDLVLHFLVLSFDRFSRDDVIGEVMVPLAGVDPSTGKAQLTRDITKRNIQKCISRGELQVSLSYQPVAQRLTVVVLKARHLPKMDITGLSGNPYVKVNVYYGRKRIAKKKTHVKKCTLNPVFNESFVYDIPPDLLPDVSIEFLVIDFDRTTKNEAVGRLILGAHSVTSSGAEHWREVCEKPRKPVAKWHSLSEY, encoded by the exons ATGGCTGAGATCACCAACATCCGACCGAGCTTCG ATGTGTCCCCAGTGGTGGCTGGCCTCGTCGGGGCGTCCGTGCTGGTGGTGTGCGTCTCGGTGACCGTCTTTGTGTGGACATGCTGCCACCAGCGGGCGGAGAAGAAGCACAAGACTCCCCCGTATAAGTTCATCCACATGCTCAAAGGCATCAGCATCTACCCAGAGACGCTCAGCAACAAGAAGAAAATCATCAAAGTGCGGAGAGACGAAGACGGCCCTGGGCGGGGAGGCGGGCGCGGGAGTGTGCTGGTGGACGCCGCCGAGGCCGGCCTGCTGGGCCCTGACCGGGGTCCCAAGGGCCCGGGCTCCGGTTCTTGTATGGACCAGTTACCCATCAAGGTGGACTATGGGGAAGGACTGAGGAGCCCCATTGCGAGCCTGACCCCCGGGGAGAGCAAAACCACGTCTCCGTCATCTCCAGAGGAGGACGTCATGCTGGGGACCCTCACCTTCTCCGTGGACTATAACTTTCCGAAAAAAGCCCTGGTGGTGACGATCCAGGAGGCCCACGGGCTGCCAGTGATGGACGAGCAGACCCAGGGCTCTGACCCTTACATCAAAATGACCATCCTCCCTGACAAGCGGCATCGGGTGAAGACCAGAGTGCTGCGGAAGACGCTGGACCCCGTGTTCGACGAGACCTTCACCTTCTACGGCATCCCGTACAGCCAGCTGCAGGACCTGGTGCTACACTTCCTCGTGCTCAGCTTCGACCGCTTCTCCCGGGACGACGTCATCGGGGAAGTCATGGTGCCGCTGGCTGGCGTGGACCCCAGCACGGGCAAGGCACAGCTGACCAGGGACATCACCAAAAGGAACATCCAG AAGTGCATTAGCAGAGGGGAGCTCCAGGTGTCCCTGTCCTACCAGCCCGTGGCACAGAGACTGACCGTGGTGGTCCTCAAAGCCCGACACCTGCCGAAAATGGACATCACCGGCCTCTCAGGTA ATCCTTATGTCAAGGTGAACGTCTACTACGGCAGAAAGCGCATCGCCAAGAAGAAAACCCACGTGAAGAAGTGCACTTTGAACCCCGTCTTCAACGAGTCCTTCGTCTACGACATCCCCCCCGACCTGCTGCCCGACGTCAGCATCGAGTTCCTGGTCATCGACTTCGACCGCACCACCAAGAACGAGGCGGTGGGAAGGCTGATCCTGGGGGCCCACAGCGTCACCAGCAGCGGCGCCGAGCACTGGAGGGAGGTGTGCGAGAAACCCCGCAAGCCGGTGGCCAAGTGGCACAGTCTGAGCGAGTACTAG
- the RIT1 gene encoding GTP-binding protein Rit1 isoform X2, whose translation MTMQFISHRFPEDHDPTIEDAYKIRIRIDDEPANLDILDTAGQAEFTAMRDQYMRAGEGFIICYSITDRRSFHEVREFKQLIYRVRRTDDTPVVLVGNKSDLKQLRQVTKEEGLALAREFSCPFFETSAAYRYYIDDVFHALVREIRRKEKEAVLAVEKKSKPKASVWKRLKSPFRKKKDSVT comes from the exons ATGACCATGCAGTTCATCAGCCACCGCTTCCCCGAGGACCACGACCCCACCATCG AAGATGCTTATAAAATCCGGATTCGTATTGATGATGAGCCTGCCAACTTGGACATTTTGGATACGGCTGGACAG GCAGAGTTCACAGCCATGCGGGATCAGTATATGCGGGCAGGAGAAGGGTTCATCATCTGTTACTCCATCACCGATCGTCGAAGTTTTCATGAGGTTCGGGAGTTTAAGCAGCTTATCTACAGAGTTCGACGCACTGATGATACCCCTGTGGTCCTGGTAGGAAACAAGTCTGACCTAAAGCAGCTAAGACAG gtcaCCAAGGAAGAAGGATTGGCTCTAGCCCGAGAATTCAGCTGTCCCTTTTTTGAGACGTCCGCTGCGTACCGCTACTACATCGATGATGTATTTCATGCCCTCGTCCGGGAGATAcgcaggaaagagaaggaggcagtGCTGGCCGTGGAGAAGAAATCGAAACCCAAAGCCAGTGTATGGAAGCGGCTGAAATCACCCTTCCGGAAGAAGAAGGACTCCGTGACTTGA
- the SYT11 gene encoding synaptotagmin-11 isoform X2 gives MAEITNIRPSFDVSPVVAGLVGASVLVVCVSVTVFVWTCCHQRAEKKHKTPPYKFIHMLKGISIYPETLSNKKKIIKVRRDEDGPGRGGGRGSVLVDAAEAGLLGPDRGPKGPGSGSCMDQLPIKVDYGEGLRSPIASLTPGESKTTSPSSPEEDVMLGTLTFSVDYNFPKKALVVTIQEAHGLPVMDEQTQGSDPYIKMTILPDKRHRVKTRVLRKTLDPVFDETFTFYGIPYSQLQDLVLHFLVLSFDRFSRDDVIGEVMVPLAGVDPSTGKAQLTRDITKRNIQKCISRGELQVSLSYQPVAQRLTVVVLKARHLPKMDITGLSDPYVKVNVYYGRKRIAKKKTHVKKCTLNPVFNESFVYDIPPDLLPDVSIEFLVIDFDRTTKNEAVGRLILGAHSVTSSGAEHWREVCEKPRKPVAKWHSLSEY, from the exons ATGGCTGAGATCACCAACATCCGACCGAGCTTCG ATGTGTCCCCAGTGGTGGCTGGCCTCGTCGGGGCGTCCGTGCTGGTGGTGTGCGTCTCGGTGACCGTCTTTGTGTGGACATGCTGCCACCAGCGGGCGGAGAAGAAGCACAAGACTCCCCCGTATAAGTTCATCCACATGCTCAAAGGCATCAGCATCTACCCAGAGACGCTCAGCAACAAGAAGAAAATCATCAAAGTGCGGAGAGACGAAGACGGCCCTGGGCGGGGAGGCGGGCGCGGGAGTGTGCTGGTGGACGCCGCCGAGGCCGGCCTGCTGGGCCCTGACCGGGGTCCCAAGGGCCCGGGCTCCGGTTCTTGTATGGACCAGTTACCCATCAAGGTGGACTATGGGGAAGGACTGAGGAGCCCCATTGCGAGCCTGACCCCCGGGGAGAGCAAAACCACGTCTCCGTCATCTCCAGAGGAGGACGTCATGCTGGGGACCCTCACCTTCTCCGTGGACTATAACTTTCCGAAAAAAGCCCTGGTGGTGACGATCCAGGAGGCCCACGGGCTGCCAGTGATGGACGAGCAGACCCAGGGCTCTGACCCTTACATCAAAATGACCATCCTCCCTGACAAGCGGCATCGGGTGAAGACCAGAGTGCTGCGGAAGACGCTGGACCCCGTGTTCGACGAGACCTTCACCTTCTACGGCATCCCGTACAGCCAGCTGCAGGACCTGGTGCTACACTTCCTCGTGCTCAGCTTCGACCGCTTCTCCCGGGACGACGTCATCGGGGAAGTCATGGTGCCGCTGGCTGGCGTGGACCCCAGCACGGGCAAGGCACAGCTGACCAGGGACATCACCAAAAGGAACATCCAG AAGTGCATTAGCAGAGGGGAGCTCCAGGTGTCCCTGTCCTACCAGCCCGTGGCACAGAGACTGACCGTGGTGGTCCTCAAAGCCCGACACCTGCCGAAAATGGACATCACCGGCCTCTCAG ATCCTTATGTCAAGGTGAACGTCTACTACGGCAGAAAGCGCATCGCCAAGAAGAAAACCCACGTGAAGAAGTGCACTTTGAACCCCGTCTTCAACGAGTCCTTCGTCTACGACATCCCCCCCGACCTGCTGCCCGACGTCAGCATCGAGTTCCTGGTCATCGACTTCGACCGCACCACCAAGAACGAGGCGGTGGGAAGGCTGATCCTGGGGGCCCACAGCGTCACCAGCAGCGGCGCCGAGCACTGGAGGGAGGTGTGCGAGAAACCCCGCAAGCCGGTGGCCAAGTGGCACAGTCTGAGCGAGTACTAG